The Gambusia affinis linkage group LG11, SWU_Gaff_1.0, whole genome shotgun sequence genome contains a region encoding:
- the esd gene encoding S-formylglutathione hydrolase isoform X2, with product MRLICELIVSRVTNCISCRRTFIKSSCRSAMALTQVSSNKCAGGLQKVFEHDSTELKCKMKFAIYLPPKAETDKCPVLYWLSGLTCTEQNFITKAGSQLAAAEHGIIIVAPDTSPRGCSIEGEDESWDFGTGAGFYVNATQDPWKTNYRMYSYVTEELPKLINANFSTDPDRMSISGHSMGGHGALICALKNPGKYKAVSAFAPICNPMQCPWGQKALTGYLGADRSTWEAYDATVLAASYSGPQLDILIDQGRDDQFLSASQLLPDNLIAVCSEKKIPVVFRLQPGYDHSYFFIYSFINDHIKHHAKYLNA from the exons atgcGTTTAATTTGTGAGCTTATTGTTTCCCGAGTGACTAACTGCATTAGCTGCAGGCGGACATTCATAAAAAGCAGCTGCAG GTCAGCGATGGCTCTCACACAGGTGTCCTCCAACAAGTGTGCCGGCGGCTTGCAGAAGGTGTTTGAACATGACAG CACTGAGCTGAAGTGTAAGATGAAGTTTGCCATTTATCTTCCCCCCAAGGCTGAAACAGACAAATGTCCCGTACTCTACTGGCTCTCTG gcCTGACGTGCACCGAGCAGAACTTCATCACCAAAGCAGGCAGCCAGCTGGCTGCAGCCGAACACGGCATCATCATCGTGGCGCCGGACACCAGCCCAC GTGGCTGCAGCATCGAAGGTGAAGATGAGAGCTGGGACTTTGGGACAGGAGCTGGTTTCTATGTCAACGCCACCCAGGATCCCTGGAAAACCAACTACCGCATGTACTCGTACGTCACAGAGGAG CTCCCGAAGCTCATCAACGCGAACTTCTCCACCGACCCGGACCGGATGTCCATCAGCGGGCACTCCATGGGGGGCCACGGGGCGCTCATCTGCGCCCTGAAGAATCCGGGAAAATACAag GCCGTGTCTGCGTTCGCTCCCATCTGTAACCCCATGCAGTGTCCCTGGGGTCAGAAGGCCTTAACGGGTTACCTGGGAGCCGACCGGTCCACGTGGGAG GCGTATGACGCCACCGTGTTGGCGGCTTCCTACTCCGGCCCTCAGCTCGACATCCTCATCGACCAGGGTCGAGACGATCAGTTTCTGTCTGCCAGCCAGCTGCTGCCCGACAACCTGATCGCCGTCTGCTCAGAGAAGAAAATCCCTGTCGTCTTCAGACTGCAGCCG GGCTACGACCACAGCTACTTCTTCATCTACTCGTTTATAAACGACCACATCAAGCATCACGCCAAGTACCTGAACGCCTGA
- the esd gene encoding S-formylglutathione hydrolase isoform X1, protein MALTQVSSNKCAGGLQKVFEHDSTELKCKMKFAIYLPPKAETDKCPVLYWLSGLTCTEQNFITKAGSQLAAAEHGIIIVAPDTSPRGCSIEGEDESWDFGTGAGFYVNATQDPWKTNYRMYSYVTEELPKLINANFSTDPDRMSISGHSMGGHGALICALKNPGKYKAVSAFAPICNPMQCPWGQKALTGYLGADRSTWEAYDATVLAASYSGPQLDILIDQGRDDQFLSASQLLPDNLIAVCSEKKIPVVFRLQPGYDHSYFFIYSFINDHIKHHAKYLNA, encoded by the exons ATGGCTCTCACACAGGTGTCCTCCAACAAGTGTGCCGGCGGCTTGCAGAAGGTGTTTGAACATGACAG CACTGAGCTGAAGTGTAAGATGAAGTTTGCCATTTATCTTCCCCCCAAGGCTGAAACAGACAAATGTCCCGTACTCTACTGGCTCTCTG gcCTGACGTGCACCGAGCAGAACTTCATCACCAAAGCAGGCAGCCAGCTGGCTGCAGCCGAACACGGCATCATCATCGTGGCGCCGGACACCAGCCCAC GTGGCTGCAGCATCGAAGGTGAAGATGAGAGCTGGGACTTTGGGACAGGAGCTGGTTTCTATGTCAACGCCACCCAGGATCCCTGGAAAACCAACTACCGCATGTACTCGTACGTCACAGAGGAG CTCCCGAAGCTCATCAACGCGAACTTCTCCACCGACCCGGACCGGATGTCCATCAGCGGGCACTCCATGGGGGGCCACGGGGCGCTCATCTGCGCCCTGAAGAATCCGGGAAAATACAag GCCGTGTCTGCGTTCGCTCCCATCTGTAACCCCATGCAGTGTCCCTGGGGTCAGAAGGCCTTAACGGGTTACCTGGGAGCCGACCGGTCCACGTGGGAG GCGTATGACGCCACCGTGTTGGCGGCTTCCTACTCCGGCCCTCAGCTCGACATCCTCATCGACCAGGGTCGAGACGATCAGTTTCTGTCTGCCAGCCAGCTGCTGCCCGACAACCTGATCGCCGTCTGCTCAGAGAAGAAAATCCCTGTCGTCTTCAGACTGCAGCCG GGCTACGACCACAGCTACTTCTTCATCTACTCGTTTATAAACGACCACATCAAGCATCACGCCAAGTACCTGAACGCCTGA